The following proteins come from a genomic window of Mauremys mutica isolate MM-2020 ecotype Southern chromosome 7, ASM2049712v1, whole genome shotgun sequence:
- the SPCS1 gene encoding signal peptidase complex subunit 1 isoform X2: MGRSKAALLPASSAPACRTGTHSRSFAAAGRVRTRASRSGREVAARETSPPSAKAGAGSGSQDAPDVSPSEAERVSEACASQGGAANSEESSESGEAAGEATSVASTMLDLFGSIPTQMDYKGQKLAEQIFQGIILVSAVIGFIYGYIAEQFGWTVYIVMAGFALSCLLTLPPWPMYRRNPLKWLPVQESGTEDKKPAERKLKRHTKS; encoded by the exons atggggcggagcaaggctgcgCTGCTTCCGGCCAGCTCAGCGCCTGCCTGCCGGACTGGGACCCACTCCCGCTCCTTCGCCGCCGCTGGTAGAGTGCGGACGCGGGCTAGCCGGTCCGGCAGGGAGGTTGCCGCCCGCGAGACCTCGCCTCCCTCCGCCAAGGCCGGT GCCGGCTCTGGCTCTCAGGACGCTCCTGACGTTTCCCCTTCGGAGGCTGAGCGCGTCTCCGAGGCCTGCGCCTCTCAGGGCGGGGCGGCCAATTCCGAGGAGAGCAGCGAGAGCGGGGAGGCAGCCGGCGAGGCGACTTCCGTCGCTAGCACCATGTTGGACCTATTCGGCTCCATCCCCACCCAGATG GACTACAAGGGTCAAAAACTAGCAGAACAGATTTTTCAAGGGATCATTCTTGTTTCTGCA GTAATTGGTTTTATCTATGGCTACATCGCTGAACAGTTTGGTTGGACTGTCTATATAGTTATGGCTGGTTTTGCTTTATCGTGCCTG CTAACACTCCCTCCATGGCCTATGTACCGCCGCAATCCTCTGAAATGGCTACCTGTCCAAGAGTCAGGAACAGAAGATAAGAAGCCAGCAGAGAGAAAACTGAAAAGGCATACTAAAAGTTGA
- the SPCS1 gene encoding signal peptidase complex subunit 1 isoform X1 — protein MGRSKAALLPASSAPACRTGTHSRSFAAAGRVRTRASRSGREVAARETSPPSAKAGAAEASTSRAGAGSGSQDAPDVSPSEAERVSEACASQGGAANSEESSESGEAAGEATSVASTMLDLFGSIPTQMDYKGQKLAEQIFQGIILVSAVIGFIYGYIAEQFGWTVYIVMAGFALSCLLTLPPWPMYRRNPLKWLPVQESGTEDKKPAERKLKRHTKS, from the exons atggggcggagcaaggctgcgCTGCTTCCGGCCAGCTCAGCGCCTGCCTGCCGGACTGGGACCCACTCCCGCTCCTTCGCCGCCGCTGGTAGAGTGCGGACGCGGGCTAGCCGGTCCGGCAGGGAGGTTGCCGCCCGCGAGACCTCGCCTCCCTCCGCCAAGGCCGGTGCCGCTGAGGCCTCCACCTCACGGGCCGGGGCCGGCTCTGGCTCTCAGGACGCTCCTGACGTTTCCCCTTCGGAGGCTGAGCGCGTCTCCGAGGCCTGCGCCTCTCAGGGCGGGGCGGCCAATTCCGAGGAGAGCAGCGAGAGCGGGGAGGCAGCCGGCGAGGCGACTTCCGTCGCTAGCACCATGTTGGACCTATTCGGCTCCATCCCCACCCAGATG GACTACAAGGGTCAAAAACTAGCAGAACAGATTTTTCAAGGGATCATTCTTGTTTCTGCA GTAATTGGTTTTATCTATGGCTACATCGCTGAACAGTTTGGTTGGACTGTCTATATAGTTATGGCTGGTTTTGCTTTATCGTGCCTG CTAACACTCCCTCCATGGCCTATGTACCGCCGCAATCCTCTGAAATGGCTACCTGTCCAAGAGTCAGGAACAGAAGATAAGAAGCCAGCAGAGAGAAAACTGAAAAGGCATACTAAAAGTTGA